Genomic DNA from Candidatus Eisenbacteria bacterium:
CGAGCTTGACGCACGGCGCCGAAGTCGGGTGGGCACCGACCCGTCGCGCGCTGCGGCCGACACTCACGCGGCCGGCGCTCGCGACACGCTTACGAATGCCTTTCCGCTGCGGCGTCGCTGCGCGGCGCCTGACTCTCGAGTTGCTCATCGGGATGCCTCCACGCGGCCGAGCAGCGTTTCTCCAGAATCGAGCGGTACGGGTCCGCGCATCCGGTAGCCCTCGCCGAATCGGGCCCCGATCGAAGCACCGAAGACTCGCGCGCGCGACTCGAGCTCGGCGATGAACTCCGGGTGCGTCAGATACGTCTGCGGTCCGGAGCCACCGCTCAGCTGACTGCGATGGGCCCGCAGCGCATCGACCCGGCGCTCGAACGTGTCGCTCACGTCGATCACCAGATGCGGCAATCGGGTGGAACGATGCAACGCGTACAGCAGCCGCCGCGGCCGATGGCGTTCGCCGCTGCCGTCGGCGCGCGCGAGGCCGGCGACGTAGCACGCGCGCGTCACGAGATGCGAGCCCTCGACGTGATCCGGATGCGGATCCGAATGCTCGGGCGCCACCACGAGGCGCGGACGGTACTGGCGCAGGCACTCGACCACCGCGCGCAGCTGAGCCGGATCGGAGGCGTCAAGGCCCAGATCGGGCAAGCCG
This window encodes:
- the bshB1 gene encoding bacillithiol biosynthesis deacetylase BshB1; translation: MSELDALFFGAHPDDVEIAGGGYAAQLAARGFGVGIVDLTRGERGSRGDVETRAAEAREAAQVLGVGTRVTLGLPDLGLDASDPAQLRAVVECLRQYRPRLVVAPEHSDPHPDHVEGSHLVTRACYVAGLARADGSGERHRPRRLLYALHRSTRLPHLVIDVSDTFERRVDALRAHRSQLSGGSGPQTYLTHPEFIAELESRARVFGASIGARFGEGYRMRGPVPLDSGETLLGRVEASR